One Eurosta solidaginis isolate ZX-2024a chromosome 5, ASM4086904v1, whole genome shotgun sequence DNA segment encodes these proteins:
- the LOC137252045 gene encoding uncharacterized protein: MSPPASSSSIPPSLPSPDFLHLQSSMSPQETPELPSTLLSEQDENNCNWVDISGKVAEFLKNFERTNDVLSRVKDEAVPNLKALFVDVIDCLTNINKESGELLLFAKKENEKLSSTNFNLTIGNGVLIDHDPGRRNKISSSNERKYLSSLGRYQPKLDIYPTNTDIPTNKQRRFNPVWYEEFSFLEYSPHKDAAFCFACILFPEGPGRCNASSEWVSVGVRQWHKMKSHGQDKKGKLLQHFTSESHNAALSDYSNFINEGIHVDILIDRSIRDNKIKEVQEKEYHSKVLRVLFDVARTWSQRFTSKQ; encoded by the coding sequence ATGTCTCCACCTGCATCATCTTCATCAATACCGCCATCACTACCGTCCCCAGATTTTCTTCATTTACAATCATCAATGTCGCCACAAGAAACACCAGAACTCCCATCAACATTACTATCAGAACAAGATGAGAACAATTGCAATTGGGTAGATATTTCCGGCAAGGTTGCTGAATTCCTAAAGAATTTTGAACGAACGAATGACGTTCTAAGTAGAGTAAAGGATGAGGCAGTGCCGAATTTAAAAGCATTGTTCGTCGATGTGATCGACTGTTTAACAAACATCAACAAAGAAAGTGGTGAGCTATTGCTATTTgcaaaaaaggaaaatgaaaagCTGTCGTCTACAAATTTCAATTTGACTATTGGGAATGGCGTTCTAATCGATCATGACCCCGGTCGACGAAATAAAATATCATCCAGTAATGAACGTAAATATTTGAGTTCTCTCGGTCGATATCAACCGAAACTTGACATTTATCCGACCAATACAGATATTCCCACTAACAAACAACGTCGATTTAATCCAGTTTGGTatgaagaattttcttttttggaaTATAGTCCCCATAAAGATGCAGCTTTTTGTTTTGCTTGCATTTTATTTCCTGAAGGGCCAGGGAGATGTAATGCTAGTTCAGAATGGGTATCAGTAGGAGTCCGCCAGTGGCATAAAATGAAGAGTCATGGTCAAGATAAAAAAGGGAAACTACTTCAGCACTTCACTTCCGAATCTCACAACGCAGCTCTAAGTGATTATTCCAATTTTATCAACGAAGGGATCCATGTTGATATATTAATAGATAGATCCATcagggacaacaaaattaaagaaGTACAAGAAAAAGAGTATCATTCAAAGGTCTTGCGGGTTTTATTCGATGTTGCGAGGACGTGGTCACAAAGATTCACCAGTAAACAATGA